A section of the Camelus dromedarius isolate mCamDro1 chromosome 14, mCamDro1.pat, whole genome shotgun sequence genome encodes:
- the CCDC163 gene encoding transmembrane protein CCDC163 isoform X1, with product MNRSRSWSEQLNALLDATDGNVARIKQRLYPLGVSTSAGDLAGTWISPRHFPPQSGVQAQQPWVLETPIVPERLSWAEAHSASSLWDEVTILRSQLQSQAQVTEALRQAVQGLLEEREQQKYQIYALEASLRLLQGGPEQRALLLEQRLEELRRELQGLRSQVQEHARAQVQTGPGKSSATSGLHHEVQNERQLLWEESEIIRGELKLLRDQLSQHQELLLKQMTEARQAQAHSWKISRSAPFLTWSPAAFSFRPRALSRRTCSLRAPRCS from the exons ATGAATAGGAGCCGGAGCTGGTCTGAGCAGCTCAACGCGCTTCTCGATGCTACTGACGGAAATGTGGCTAGGATTAAG CAGCGTCTATATCCCCTTGGGGTCTCCACCTCAG CAGGAGATCTGGCTGGGACCTGGATTTCCCCTCGTCACTTTCCTCCCCAGTCAGGAGTCCAAGCTCAACAACCTTGGGTTCTAGAGACTCCCATTGTCCCAgagaggctgagctgggctgaggccCACAGTGCATCTTCTCTCTGGGATGAAGTTACTATACTTCGATCTCAGCTTCAATCTCAGGCTCAG GTGACTGAGGCACTGAGGCAGGCTGTGCAGGGTCTGCTGGAAGAGCGAGAGCAGCAGAAGTACCAGATCTACGCCCTGGAAG CATCACTAAGGTTGCTGCAGGGGGGCCCAGAGCAAAGAGCCCTTCTCCTGGAGCAACGCTTGGAGGAGTTGAGAAGGGAACTGCAGGGCCTTCGAAGCCAGGTGCAGGAACATGCCCGAGCCCAAGTACAAACAGGACCAGGAAAGAGCAGTGCTACCAGTGGCCTTCACCATGAGGTGCAGAACGA GCGGCAACTGCTGTGGGAGGAGTCAGAGATTATTCGTGGGGAACTGAAGTTGCTGCGGGACCAGCTGA GTCAGCACCAGGAGCTGCTGCTGAAACAGATGACTGAGGCGCGGCAAGCTCAGGCCCACAGCTGGAAG ATCTCCAGAAGTGCACCCTTTCTAACCTGGAGCCCAGCAGCTTTCAGCTTCAGGCCCAGAGCCTTGAGCAGGAGGACCTGTTCTTTAAGGGCCCCAAGATGCTCCTGA
- the PRDX1 gene encoding peroxiredoxin-1: MSSGNAKIGHHAPHFKAIAVMPDGQFKDISLSDYKGKYVVFFFYPLDFTFVCPTEIIAFSDRAEEFKKLNCQVIGASVDSHFCHLAWINTPKKQGGLGPMNIPLVSDPKRTIAQDYGVLKADEGISFRGLFIIDDKGILRQITINDLPVGRSVDETLRLVQAFQFTDKHGEVCPAGWKPGSDTIKPDVQKSKEYFSKQ, from the exons ATGTCTTCAGGAAACGCCAAAATTGGGCACCATGCCCCCCACTTCAAAGCAATAGCTGTTATGCCAGATGGTCAGTTCAAAGATATCAGCTTATCTGACTACAAAG gaaaatatGTTGTGTTCTTCTTCTACCCTCTTGACTTCACCTTTGTGTGCCCCACGGAGATCATTGCTTTCAGTGATAGAGCAGAAGAATTTAAGAAGCTCAACTGCCAAGTGATTGGTGCTTCTGTGGATTCTCACTTCTGTCACCTGGCATG GATCAACACACCCAAGAAACAAGGAGGATTGGGACCCATGAACATTCCCTTGGTATCAGACCCCAAGCGCACCATAGCTCAGGACTATGGGGTCTTAAAGGCTGATGAAGGCATCTCATTCAG ggGACTTTTTATTATTGATGATAAAGGTATCCTTCGACAGATCACCATAAATGACCTCCCTGTTGGCCGCTCTGTGGATGAGACACTGAGACTAGTTCAGGCCTTCCAGTTTACTGACAAACACGGGGAAG TGTGCCCGGCAGGCTGGAAGCCTGGCAGTGATACCATCAAGCCTGATGTCCAGAAGagcaaagaatatttttctaagcaGTAG
- the CCDC163 gene encoding transmembrane protein CCDC163 isoform X2 — translation MNRSRSWSEQLNALLDATDGNVARIKQRLYPLGVSTSGDLAGTWISPRHFPPQSGVQAQQPWVLETPIVPERLSWAEAHSASSLWDEVTILRSQLQSQAQVTEALRQAVQGLLEEREQQKYQIYALEASLRLLQGGPEQRALLLEQRLEELRRELQGLRSQVQEHARAQVQTGPGKSSATSGLHHEVQNERQLLWEESEIIRGELKLLRDQLSQHQELLLKQMTEARQAQAHSWKISRSAPFLTWSPAAFSFRPRALSRRTCSLRAPRCS, via the exons ATGAATAGGAGCCGGAGCTGGTCTGAGCAGCTCAACGCGCTTCTCGATGCTACTGACGGAAATGTGGCTAGGATTAAG CAGCGTCTATATCCCCTTGGGGTCTCCACCTCAG GAGATCTGGCTGGGACCTGGATTTCCCCTCGTCACTTTCCTCCCCAGTCAGGAGTCCAAGCTCAACAACCTTGGGTTCTAGAGACTCCCATTGTCCCAgagaggctgagctgggctgaggccCACAGTGCATCTTCTCTCTGGGATGAAGTTACTATACTTCGATCTCAGCTTCAATCTCAGGCTCAG GTGACTGAGGCACTGAGGCAGGCTGTGCAGGGTCTGCTGGAAGAGCGAGAGCAGCAGAAGTACCAGATCTACGCCCTGGAAG CATCACTAAGGTTGCTGCAGGGGGGCCCAGAGCAAAGAGCCCTTCTCCTGGAGCAACGCTTGGAGGAGTTGAGAAGGGAACTGCAGGGCCTTCGAAGCCAGGTGCAGGAACATGCCCGAGCCCAAGTACAAACAGGACCAGGAAAGAGCAGTGCTACCAGTGGCCTTCACCATGAGGTGCAGAACGA GCGGCAACTGCTGTGGGAGGAGTCAGAGATTATTCGTGGGGAACTGAAGTTGCTGCGGGACCAGCTGA GTCAGCACCAGGAGCTGCTGCTGAAACAGATGACTGAGGCGCGGCAAGCTCAGGCCCACAGCTGGAAG ATCTCCAGAAGTGCACCCTTTCTAACCTGGAGCCCAGCAGCTTTCAGCTTCAGGCCCAGAGCCTTGAGCAGGAGGACCTGTTCTTTAAGGGCCCCAAGATGCTCCTGA
- the CCDC163 gene encoding transmembrane protein CCDC163 isoform X5: MNRSRSWSEQLNALLDATDGNVARIKQRLYPLGVSTSAGDLAGTWISPRHFPPQSGVQAQQPWVLETPIVPERLSWAEAHSASSLWDEVTILRSQLQSQAQVTEALRQAVQGLLEEREQQKYQIYALEASLRLLQGGPEQRALLLEQRLEELRRELQGLRSQVQEHARAQVQTGPGKSSATSGLHHEVQNERQLLWEESEIIRGELKLLRDQLSQHQELLLKQMTEARQAQAHSWKL, translated from the exons ATGAATAGGAGCCGGAGCTGGTCTGAGCAGCTCAACGCGCTTCTCGATGCTACTGACGGAAATGTGGCTAGGATTAAG CAGCGTCTATATCCCCTTGGGGTCTCCACCTCAG CAGGAGATCTGGCTGGGACCTGGATTTCCCCTCGTCACTTTCCTCCCCAGTCAGGAGTCCAAGCTCAACAACCTTGGGTTCTAGAGACTCCCATTGTCCCAgagaggctgagctgggctgaggccCACAGTGCATCTTCTCTCTGGGATGAAGTTACTATACTTCGATCTCAGCTTCAATCTCAGGCTCAG GTGACTGAGGCACTGAGGCAGGCTGTGCAGGGTCTGCTGGAAGAGCGAGAGCAGCAGAAGTACCAGATCTACGCCCTGGAAG CATCACTAAGGTTGCTGCAGGGGGGCCCAGAGCAAAGAGCCCTTCTCCTGGAGCAACGCTTGGAGGAGTTGAGAAGGGAACTGCAGGGCCTTCGAAGCCAGGTGCAGGAACATGCCCGAGCCCAAGTACAAACAGGACCAGGAAAGAGCAGTGCTACCAGTGGCCTTCACCATGAGGTGCAGAACGA GCGGCAACTGCTGTGGGAGGAGTCAGAGATTATTCGTGGGGAACTGAAGTTGCTGCGGGACCAGCTGA GTCAGCACCAGGAGCTGCTGCTGAAACAGATGACTGAGGCGCGGCAAGCTCAGGCCCACAGCTGGAAG CTCTGA
- the MMACHC gene encoding cyanocobalamin reductase / alkylcobalamin dealkylase — protein MEPQVAELKQKIEDTLCPFGFEVYPFQVAWYNALLPPAFHLPLPGPTLAFLVLSTPAMFDRALKPFLQSCHLQPLTDPVDQCVAYHLSRVKESLPELQIEVIADYEVHPNRRPKILAQTAAHVAGAAYYYQRQDVEADPWGTQRISGVCIHPRFGGWFAIRGVVLLPGIEVPDLPPRKPLDCVPSRADRITLLERFNFHWRDWTYRDVVTPQERYSEEQKAYFSTPPAQRLALLGLGLAQPSEEPGSTFPERHFTTLIPKKPQNPSRAWLGPQVSPPASPGP, from the exons ATGGAGCCTCAAGTCGCAGAGCTGAAGCAGAAGATCGAGGACACGTTGTGCCCTTTCGGCTTCGAGGTTTACCCCTTCCAG GTGGCATGGTACAATGCACTTCTGCCTCCAGCCTTCCATCTGCCCCTGCCAGGACCTACCCTGGCCTTCCTGGTACTCAGCACACCTGCCATGTTTGACCGGGCCCTCAAGCCCTTCCTGCAGAGCTGCCATCTCCAACCACTGACTGACCCTGTGGACCAGTGTGTGGCCTACCACCTGAGCCGTGTTAAAGAG AGCCTCCCAGAGCTGCAGATAGAAGTCATCGCTGACTACGAGGTACACCCCAACCGGCGCCCCAAGATTCTGGCCCAGACAGCAGCCCATGTGGCAGGGGCTGCTTACTACTACCAACGACAGGATGTGGAGGCTGACCCCTGGGGGACCCAG CGCATATCAGGTGTGTGCATACACCCCCGATTTGGGGGCTGGTTTGCCATTCGAGGGGTGGTGCTGCTGCCAGGAATAGAGGTGCCAGATCTGCCACCCAGAAAGCCCCTTGACTGTGTACCTTCAAGAGCTGACCGCATCACCCTGCTTGAACGGTTCAATTTCCATTGGCGTGACTGGACTTACCGGGATGTTGTGACACCTCAAGAGCGCTACTCCGAAGAGCAGAAGGCCTACTTTTCCACCCCACCTGCCCAACGCCTGGCCTTACTGGGCTTGGGCTTGGCCCAGCCCTCAGAAGAGCCTGGTTCTACATTCCCTGAGCGTCACTTTACCACACTCATACCCAAGAAACCTCAGAATCCCAGCAGAGCCTGGCTCGGCCCCCAGGTCTCACCACCTGCATCCCCTGGCCCATGA
- the CCDC163 gene encoding transmembrane protein CCDC163 isoform X4: protein MNRSRSWSEQLNALLDATDGNVARIKQRLYPLGVSTSAGDLAGTWISPRHFPPQSGVQAQQPWVLETPIVPERLSWAEAHSASSLWDEVTILRSQLQSQAQVTEALRQAVQGLLEEREQQKYQIYALEASLRLLQGGPEQRALLLEQRLEELRRELQGLRSQVQEHARAQVQTGPGKSSATSGLHHEVQNERQLLWEESEIIRGELKLLRDQLSQHQELLLKQMTEARQAQAHSWKVC, encoded by the exons ATGAATAGGAGCCGGAGCTGGTCTGAGCAGCTCAACGCGCTTCTCGATGCTACTGACGGAAATGTGGCTAGGATTAAG CAGCGTCTATATCCCCTTGGGGTCTCCACCTCAG CAGGAGATCTGGCTGGGACCTGGATTTCCCCTCGTCACTTTCCTCCCCAGTCAGGAGTCCAAGCTCAACAACCTTGGGTTCTAGAGACTCCCATTGTCCCAgagaggctgagctgggctgaggccCACAGTGCATCTTCTCTCTGGGATGAAGTTACTATACTTCGATCTCAGCTTCAATCTCAGGCTCAG GTGACTGAGGCACTGAGGCAGGCTGTGCAGGGTCTGCTGGAAGAGCGAGAGCAGCAGAAGTACCAGATCTACGCCCTGGAAG CATCACTAAGGTTGCTGCAGGGGGGCCCAGAGCAAAGAGCCCTTCTCCTGGAGCAACGCTTGGAGGAGTTGAGAAGGGAACTGCAGGGCCTTCGAAGCCAGGTGCAGGAACATGCCCGAGCCCAAGTACAAACAGGACCAGGAAAGAGCAGTGCTACCAGTGGCCTTCACCATGAGGTGCAGAACGA GCGGCAACTGCTGTGGGAGGAGTCAGAGATTATTCGTGGGGAACTGAAGTTGCTGCGGGACCAGCTGA GTCAGCACCAGGAGCTGCTGCTGAAACAGATGACTGAGGCGCGGCAAGCTCAGGCCCACAGCTGGAAG GTGTGCTGA
- the CCDC163 gene encoding transmembrane protein CCDC163 isoform X3: MNRSRSWSEQLNALLDATDGNVARIKQRLYPLGVSTSAGDLAGTWISPRHFPPQSGVQAQQPWVLETPIVPERLSWAEAHSASSLWDEVTILRSQLQSQAQVTEALRQAVQGLLEEREQQKYQIYALEASLRLLQGGPEQRALLLEQRLEELRRELQGLRSQVQEHARAQVQTGPGKSSATSGLHHEVQNERQLLWEESEIIRGELKLLRDQLSQHQELLLKQMTEARQAQAHSWKEFHSCPPI; the protein is encoded by the exons ATGAATAGGAGCCGGAGCTGGTCTGAGCAGCTCAACGCGCTTCTCGATGCTACTGACGGAAATGTGGCTAGGATTAAG CAGCGTCTATATCCCCTTGGGGTCTCCACCTCAG CAGGAGATCTGGCTGGGACCTGGATTTCCCCTCGTCACTTTCCTCCCCAGTCAGGAGTCCAAGCTCAACAACCTTGGGTTCTAGAGACTCCCATTGTCCCAgagaggctgagctgggctgaggccCACAGTGCATCTTCTCTCTGGGATGAAGTTACTATACTTCGATCTCAGCTTCAATCTCAGGCTCAG GTGACTGAGGCACTGAGGCAGGCTGTGCAGGGTCTGCTGGAAGAGCGAGAGCAGCAGAAGTACCAGATCTACGCCCTGGAAG CATCACTAAGGTTGCTGCAGGGGGGCCCAGAGCAAAGAGCCCTTCTCCTGGAGCAACGCTTGGAGGAGTTGAGAAGGGAACTGCAGGGCCTTCGAAGCCAGGTGCAGGAACATGCCCGAGCCCAAGTACAAACAGGACCAGGAAAGAGCAGTGCTACCAGTGGCCTTCACCATGAGGTGCAGAACGA GCGGCAACTGCTGTGGGAGGAGTCAGAGATTATTCGTGGGGAACTGAAGTTGCTGCGGGACCAGCTGA GTCAGCACCAGGAGCTGCTGCTGAAACAGATGACTGAGGCGCGGCAAGCTCAGGCCCACAGCTGGAAG GAATTCCATTCATGTCCTCCAATCTAA